A window from Pseudomonas frederiksbergensis encodes these proteins:
- the hisD gene encoding histidinol dehydrogenase encodes MTAPTAIRRLNAADPDFAHHLDHLLSWESVSDDSVNQRVLDIIKAVRERGDAALVEFTQKFDGLQVASMADLILPRERLELALTRITVPQREALEKAASRVRSYHEKQKQDSWTYTEADGTVLGQKVTPLDRAGLYVPGGKASYPSSVLMNAIPAKVAGVTEVVMVVPTPRGEINELVLAAACIAGVDRVFTIGGAQAVAALAYGTESVPKVDKVVGPGNIYVATAKRHVFGQVGIDMIAGPSEILVVCDGQTDPDWIAMDLFSQAEHDEDAQAILVSPDAEFLDKVAASIAKLLPTMERAEIIETSINGRGALIKVRDMDQAMEVANRIAPEHLELSVADPQAWLPKIRHAGAIFMGRHTSEALGDYCAGPNHVLPTSGTARFSSPLGVYDFQKRSSIIFCSEQGASELGKTASVLARGESLTAHARSAEYRIVDDKKDS; translated from the coding sequence ATGACCGCACCGACTGCAATTCGCCGACTCAACGCTGCTGACCCGGATTTCGCACATCATCTGGATCATCTGCTGAGCTGGGAAAGTGTGTCCGACGACTCGGTCAATCAGCGGGTGCTGGACATCATCAAGGCCGTGCGTGAGCGTGGCGATGCGGCGCTGGTGGAGTTCACCCAGAAGTTCGACGGCCTGCAGGTCGCGTCCATGGCGGACCTGATCCTGCCTCGTGAGCGCCTGGAACTGGCCCTGACCCGAATCACCGTGCCGCAGCGTGAAGCGCTGGAAAAAGCCGCGTCCCGAGTACGCAGCTACCACGAGAAACAGAAGCAGGATTCCTGGACCTACACCGAAGCCGACGGCACCGTGCTCGGCCAGAAGGTCACGCCGCTGGATCGCGCCGGTCTGTACGTACCCGGCGGCAAGGCGTCGTACCCGTCCTCGGTACTGATGAACGCGATTCCGGCCAAGGTGGCCGGCGTGACCGAAGTGGTCATGGTGGTGCCGACGCCGCGTGGCGAAATCAACGAGCTGGTGCTGGCCGCCGCTTGCATCGCCGGCGTCGACCGGGTGTTCACCATCGGCGGCGCCCAAGCGGTCGCGGCGCTGGCTTACGGCACCGAAAGCGTGCCGAAGGTCGACAAGGTGGTCGGTCCGGGCAACATCTATGTTGCCACCGCCAAGCGCCACGTGTTCGGTCAGGTCGGCATCGACATGATCGCCGGCCCCTCCGAAATCCTCGTGGTCTGCGACGGTCAGACGGATCCGGACTGGATCGCCATGGACCTGTTCTCCCAGGCCGAGCACGACGAAGACGCCCAGGCGATCCTGGTCAGCCCGGACGCCGAGTTCCTCGACAAGGTCGCCGCCAGCATCGCCAAACTGCTGCCGACCATGGAACGCGCCGAGATCATCGAAACGTCGATCAATGGCCGTGGTGCGCTGATCAAGGTCCGCGACATGGACCAGGCCATGGAAGTGGCCAACCGCATCGCACCGGAACACCTTGAGTTGTCCGTTGCTGATCCGCAGGCCTGGCTGCCGAAGATTCGCCACGCGGGTGCGATCTTCATGGGTCGTCACACCTCCGAGGCCTTGGGCGACTACTGCGCCGGCCCGAACCACGTGCTGCCGACCTCCGGCACCGCGCGTTTCTCCTCGCCGCTGGGTGTCTACGACTTCCAGAAGCGTTCGTCGATCATCTTCTGCTCCGAGCAGGGTGCGTCGGAACTGGGCAAAACCGCTTCCGTGCTGGCCCGTGGCGAGTCGTTGACCGCTCACGCGCGCAGTGCCGAATACCGCATCGTTGACGATAAGAAGGACAGCTAA
- a CDS encoding TonB-dependent siderophore receptor, producing the protein MSSRTMISLAGLALGFLGDPVFAEEAQTVELDAISVTSDYESPTGPVQGYRATRSSSATKTDTALRDIPQSISVIPVSVLKDLGSTSVERALDFAGGVSKQNNFGGLTLYEYSVRGFTTSEFYKDGFSANRGYPSSPDVANVERIEVLKGPAASLYGRGDPGGTVNIVTKKPQPEAFTTLQTSAGSWDRYRTAVDVNTPLDADGNVLSRVNLAVEDNHSFRDHIDSQRVFVAPSFSWQLNPDTSLLVESEFVRHSSTFDRGIVAPNNKWSGVSRSTFLGEPNDGNIDNHNNLLQAALEHHLNDRWKLRLASHYKEGKLWGFASETRPLNADGHTVNRRYRERDTNWHDSITQLELRGMFDIGSWQHELLIGSEYENFRKNERVTTIAGGPYAIDIYRPIYGQPKPNGARSGTDFFEHVESRALNLQDQIVFTDKLRGMLGARFEHFEQSIDDHSRNATSRQRHDALTQRAGLLYQLTPEVGLFTNVSTSFKPNNGLDADGKSFDPEEGVGYEVGLKSELFDDRLSSTLAAFHIEKENVLALDPATDSSRAMGKARSQGVDLQVTGQVTDAVRVIGAFAYIDAEVTQGDKVIPTGSRILGVAKRSGSVLGVYEFQNGHLRGSDLGAAFTYVGDRSGEAGSDFELPAYHTVDLLAHYKASENVTVGLNLNNLFDEKYFERSYSNYWVNPGEPRNFTVSLTLNL; encoded by the coding sequence ATGTCGTCTCGAACAATGATTTCCCTCGCCGGCCTGGCCCTCGGTTTTCTGGGGGATCCGGTCTTCGCCGAAGAAGCGCAAACCGTTGAGCTGGACGCCATCAGCGTCACCTCCGACTACGAATCCCCCACTGGCCCGGTCCAGGGTTACCGCGCCACGCGCTCCTCCAGCGCAACCAAAACCGACACCGCCCTTCGCGATATCCCGCAATCGATCAGTGTGATTCCCGTCAGCGTGCTCAAGGACCTGGGCAGCACCAGCGTCGAACGCGCGCTGGATTTTGCCGGTGGCGTGTCGAAACAGAACAACTTCGGCGGCCTGACACTCTACGAATACAGCGTGCGCGGCTTCACCACGTCGGAGTTCTACAAGGATGGTTTCAGCGCCAACCGCGGCTATCCAAGCTCGCCGGACGTGGCCAACGTCGAACGCATCGAAGTGCTCAAAGGCCCGGCCGCCAGCCTCTACGGTCGTGGCGATCCGGGCGGCACGGTGAACATCGTCACCAAGAAACCCCAGCCCGAAGCCTTCACCACACTGCAAACCAGCGCCGGCAGTTGGGATCGTTATCGCACCGCCGTGGACGTCAACACACCGCTGGATGCTGACGGCAATGTTCTGTCCCGGGTGAACCTGGCTGTCGAGGACAACCACAGCTTCCGCGATCACATCGACAGTCAGCGCGTGTTCGTTGCGCCTTCGTTCAGCTGGCAACTGAACCCGGACACCAGCCTGTTGGTGGAGAGCGAGTTCGTGCGCCACAGCTCGACCTTCGATCGCGGTATCGTCGCGCCGAACAATAAATGGAGCGGTGTCTCCCGTTCGACCTTTCTTGGCGAACCCAACGACGGCAACATCGACAACCACAACAATCTGCTGCAAGCCGCCCTCGAACATCATCTCAACGACCGCTGGAAACTACGCCTCGCCAGCCATTACAAGGAAGGCAAGCTCTGGGGCTTCGCCTCCGAAACTCGCCCCTTGAACGCCGACGGCCATACCGTCAACCGCCGCTATCGCGAGCGCGACACCAACTGGCACGACAGCATCACCCAGCTCGAACTGCGCGGTATGTTCGACATCGGCAGCTGGCAACACGAACTGCTGATCGGCAGCGAATACGAGAATTTCCGCAAGAACGAACGGGTCACGACCATTGCCGGCGGTCCTTACGCCATCGATATCTACCGGCCGATTTATGGCCAGCCGAAACCCAATGGCGCACGCTCCGGGACCGACTTCTTCGAGCACGTCGAAAGTCGGGCGTTGAACCTTCAAGACCAGATCGTCTTCACCGACAAACTGCGCGGCATGCTCGGTGCGCGCTTCGAACATTTCGAACAAAGCATCGACGATCACAGCCGCAATGCGACCAGCCGCCAGCGCCACGACGCACTGACCCAACGGGCCGGGCTGCTCTACCAATTGACGCCCGAAGTGGGGTTATTCACCAACGTCTCCACCTCGTTCAAACCGAACAACGGCCTGGATGCCGACGGCAAATCCTTCGACCCGGAAGAAGGCGTCGGTTATGAAGTCGGGCTCAAGAGCGAACTGTTCGACGACCGATTGAGCAGCACCCTCGCCGCCTTCCATATCGAAAAGGAAAACGTCCTCGCGCTCGATCCGGCGACGGACTCCAGCCGCGCCATGGGCAAGGCTCGCAGCCAGGGTGTCGACCTGCAAGTCACCGGGCAAGTCACCGATGCCGTGCGAGTGATCGGTGCTTTCGCTTACATCGACGCCGAAGTCACCCAAGGCGACAAGGTGATCCCCACCGGCAGCCGAATTCTCGGCGTGGCCAAACGTAGCGGCAGTGTGCTGGGCGTCTATGAATTTCAGAATGGTCATTTGCGCGGCTCGGACCTTGGCGCAGCGTTCACCTATGTCGGTGATCGGTCGGGCGAAGCCGGCAGCGATTTCGAACTGCCGGCCTACCACACCGTCGACCTGCTGGCCCATTACAAGGCCAGCGAAAACGTCACCGTGGGCCTGAACCTGAACAACCTTTTCGACGAAAAATACTTCGAGCGCTCCTACAGCAACTACTGGGTCAACCCCGGCGAGCCGCGCAATTTCACCGTCAGCCTGACACTCAATCTGTAA
- a CDS encoding DUF4198 domain-containing protein, translated as MQNLKPLALLGLLFATEVSAHGLWTEERRGNIEVIYGHGAEDNAFKAQKISGAWAYDVAGKMIPVSVQRLADHARLQPLKPPAVMAVALDNGMWSQTPDKKWINEGRSKVPGAIESTQTFKYSLAIYQPGAKLPKLDQMKLLILPEVDPLTVGPGKSLPVRVLLDGKPAAGVKLVGDYRSAPNTLSTETDAEGRAQVLVRNEGLNVISAQMEISLKDNPDVATRGLFTSLTFLGEAHHE; from the coding sequence ATGCAAAACCTCAAACCCCTGGCGCTGCTTGGACTGCTGTTCGCCACTGAAGTCTCGGCCCATGGCCTGTGGACCGAAGAACGTCGCGGCAATATCGAAGTCATCTACGGCCACGGCGCCGAAGATAACGCCTTCAAGGCGCAGAAAATCAGTGGCGCGTGGGCTTATGACGTCGCCGGCAAAATGATCCCGGTGAGCGTGCAACGGCTGGCCGACCACGCCCGCCTGCAGCCGTTGAAACCGCCGGCGGTGATGGCCGTGGCGCTGGACAATGGCATGTGGTCGCAGACGCCGGATAAAAAATGGATCAACGAAGGACGCAGCAAAGTACCGGGGGCCATTGAGTCGACCCAGACCTTCAAGTACAGCCTGGCGATCTACCAGCCGGGGGCGAAACTGCCGAAGCTTGATCAGATGAAACTGCTGATTCTGCCGGAGGTTGATCCGTTGACTGTCGGGCCGGGTAAATCGTTACCGGTTCGAGTGCTATTGGATGGTAAGCCGGCGGCGGGCGTGAAGTTGGTAGGCGACTATCGTAGCGCGCCGAATACCTTGAGCACCGAGACCGACGCAGAGGGCCGGGCGCAAGTATTGGTGCGTAATGAAGGGTTGAATGTGATTTCGGCGCAGATGGAGATTTCGCTGAAGGACAACCCGGATGTGGCCACGCGTGGGCTGTTCACGTCGCTGACCTTCCTCGGCGAAGCGCATCACGAGTAA
- the murA gene encoding UDP-N-acetylglucosamine 1-carboxyvinyltransferase, producing the protein MDKLIITGGVRLDGEIRISGAKNSALPILAATLLCDGPVTVANLPHLHDITTMIELFGRMGIEPVIDEKLSVEIDPRTIKTLIAPYELVKTMRASILVLGPMVARFGEAEVALPGGCAIGSRPVDLHIRGLEAMGAVIDVEGGYIKAKAPEGGLRGAHFFFDTVSVTGTENIMMAAALAKGRSVLANAAREPEVIDLANFLIAMGAKITGAGTDTITIDGVERLHPTTYKVMPDRIETGTYLVAAAVTGGRVKVKDTDPTILEAVLEKLKESGAEITCGEDWIELNMHGKRPKAVNVRTAPYPAFPTDMQAQFISLNAIAEGTGAVIETIFENRFMHVYELHRMGAHIQVEGNTAIVTGIEKLKGAPVMATDLRASASLVISALIAEGDTLIDRIYHIDRGYECIEEKLQMLGAKIRRVPG; encoded by the coding sequence ATGGATAAATTGATAATTACCGGTGGCGTTCGTCTTGATGGCGAAATCCGCATCTCCGGGGCAAAGAACTCTGCCCTGCCGATCCTGGCTGCAACCTTGCTGTGCGATGGCCCGGTGACCGTTGCCAACCTGCCGCACCTGCACGACATCACCACCATGATCGAGCTGTTCGGTCGTATGGGCATCGAGCCGGTGATCGACGAGAAACTCAGCGTCGAAATCGACCCGCGCACCATCAAGACCCTGATCGCTCCGTACGAACTGGTGAAAACCATGCGTGCGTCGATCCTGGTGCTGGGGCCGATGGTTGCACGTTTCGGTGAAGCCGAAGTCGCACTGCCTGGCGGTTGCGCCATTGGTTCGCGTCCGGTTGACCTGCACATTCGTGGCCTCGAAGCCATGGGCGCGGTCATCGACGTCGAAGGCGGCTACATCAAGGCCAAGGCACCTGAAGGTGGCCTGCGCGGTGCGCACTTCTTCTTCGACACCGTCAGTGTGACCGGTACCGAAAACATCATGATGGCAGCCGCTCTGGCCAAGGGCCGCAGCGTTCTGGCAAACGCCGCTCGCGAGCCTGAAGTCATCGACCTGGCGAACTTCCTGATCGCCATGGGCGCCAAGATCACTGGCGCCGGCACCGACACCATCACCATCGATGGCGTCGAGCGTCTGCACCCGACCACTTACAAGGTGATGCCTGACCGTATCGAGACCGGCACCTACCTGGTCGCAGCTGCTGTGACCGGCGGCCGTGTGAAGGTCAAGGACACCGATCCGACCATCCTCGAAGCCGTTCTTGAGAAACTCAAGGAATCGGGTGCCGAAATCACCTGCGGCGAAGACTGGATCGAGCTGAACATGCACGGCAAGCGGCCAAAAGCCGTTAACGTGCGTACCGCTCCATACCCGGCGTTCCCGACCGACATGCAGGCGCAGTTCATCTCCCTCAACGCCATTGCCGAAGGCACTGGCGCTGTGATCGAGACGATCTTCGAAAACCGCTTCATGCACGTTTACGAACTGCACCGCATGGGCGCTCACATCCAGGTCGAAGGCAACACCGCCATCGTTACCGGCATCGAAAAGCTCAAGGGCGCGCCAGTGATGGCCACCGACCTGCGTGCTTCGGCCAGCCTGGTGATCTCGGCATTGATCGCTGAAGGTGACACCTTGATCGACCGCATCTACCACATCGACCGTGGTTACGAGTGCATCGAAGAGAAACTGCAGATGCTCGGCGCCAAGATCCGCCGCGTACCGGGCTAG
- a CDS encoding phospholipid-binding protein MlaC produces MISTLRRGLLVLLAALPLMANAVAAPSAHDIVQDTTNRLLADLSANKEKYKQDPQDFYAALNTIVGPVVDAEGISKSIMTVKYSRKATPAQMKTFEENFKKGLFQFYGNALLEYNNQGIVVDPAKDESGNRTSVAMTVKGTNGAIYPVSYTLEKINGEWKLRNVIINGINIGKLFRDQFADAMQRNGNDLDKTINGWAGEVAKAKEASQKQAPETQAQ; encoded by the coding sequence ATGATCTCTACCTTGCGACGTGGCCTGTTGGTATTACTCGCGGCCCTGCCGTTGATGGCTAACGCCGTGGCAGCGCCCTCAGCGCACGATATCGTGCAGGACACCACCAATCGGCTACTTGCCGATCTGTCGGCCAATAAAGAGAAGTACAAGCAAGACCCGCAAGACTTCTATGCGGCGCTGAACACCATCGTCGGACCTGTTGTGGATGCCGAGGGCATTTCCAAGAGCATCATGACGGTCAAATATTCGCGCAAAGCCACGCCTGCGCAAATGAAGACCTTTGAAGAAAACTTCAAAAAGGGTCTGTTCCAGTTCTATGGCAACGCTTTGCTTGAGTACAACAATCAGGGGATCGTCGTCGACCCTGCCAAGGATGAGTCGGGAAACCGTACAAGTGTTGCCATGACGGTCAAGGGCACCAACGGCGCGATTTATCCTGTGTCCTACACACTCGAAAAGATCAACGGCGAGTGGAAGTTGCGCAACGTGATCATCAACGGCATCAACATCGGCAAGCTGTTCCGCGATCAGTTCGCTGATGCGATGCAGCGCAATGGCAACGACCTGGACAAGACCATCAATGGTTGGGCCGGGGAAGTCGCCAAGGCCAAGGAAGCCAGCCAGAAGCAAGCACCCGAGACGCAAGCTCAATGA
- the hisG gene encoding ATP phosphoribosyltransferase has translation MLTIALSKGRILDDTLPLLAEAGIVPTENPDKSRKLIIPTTQADVRLLIVRATDVPTYVEHGAADLGVAGKDVLMEYGGQGLYEPLDLRIALCKLMTAGRVGDVEPKGRLRVATKFVNVAKRYYAEQGRQVDIIKLYGSMELAPLIGLADKIIDVVDTGNTLRANGLEPQDFIADISSRLIVNKASMKMQHARIQALIDTLRKAVESRHRG, from the coding sequence ATGTTGACCATCGCACTGTCCAAGGGCCGCATCCTTGACGACACCCTGCCGCTTCTGGCTGAAGCGGGCATCGTGCCGACCGAGAATCCGGACAAGAGCCGCAAGCTGATTATCCCCACGACCCAGGCCGATGTACGTCTGCTGATCGTGCGCGCCACCGATGTACCGACTTACGTCGAACATGGTGCCGCTGACCTGGGCGTCGCCGGTAAAGATGTGCTGATGGAATATGGCGGCCAGGGTTTGTACGAGCCGTTGGACCTGCGAATTGCCCTCTGCAAGCTGATGACCGCCGGCCGTGTCGGTGATGTCGAGCCCAAGGGCCGCCTGCGTGTGGCGACCAAATTCGTCAACGTTGCCAAGCGCTACTACGCCGAACAGGGCCGTCAGGTCGACATCATCAAGCTCTATGGCTCGATGGAACTGGCGCCGCTGATCGGTCTGGCAGACAAGATCATCGACGTGGTCGACACCGGCAACACCCTGCGCGCCAATGGCCTGGAACCCCAGGATTTCATTGCCGACATCAGCTCCCGGCTGATCGTGAACAAAGCTTCGATGAAAATGCAGCATGCCCGTATCCAGGCGTTGATCGACACCCTGCGCAAGGCAGTGGAGTCTCGACACCGCGGCTGA
- a CDS encoding BolA family protein yields MQAVEVKSFLEGKLPGTLVEVEGEGCNFQLNVISDELAALSPVKRQQQIYAHLNPWITDGSIHAVTMKFFSSAAWAERT; encoded by the coding sequence ATGCAGGCCGTAGAAGTGAAGAGCTTCCTTGAAGGAAAGCTGCCAGGAACCCTAGTAGAAGTCGAGGGCGAAGGCTGCAACTTTCAGCTGAACGTGATTAGCGATGAACTGGCGGCGTTGAGCCCGGTGAAGCGTCAGCAGCAGATCTATGCCCATTTGAACCCGTGGATCACCGATGGCAGCATCCATGCGGTCACTATGAAATTTTTCAGCAGCGCGGCCTGGGCCGAGCGCACCTGA
- the hisC gene encoding histidinol-phosphate transaminase — MSKFWSPFVKNLVPYVPGEQPKLAKLVKLNTNENPYGPSPKALAAMQTELNDNLRLYPDPNSDLLKNAVASYYGVQSNQVFLGNGSDEVLAHIFHGLLQHDHPVLFPDISYSFYPVYCGLYGIAFDAVPLDEQFQINPADYAKPNGGIIFPNPNAPTGCLLALDAVEQILKASPDSVVVVDEAYIDFGGETAISLVDRYPNLLVTQTLSKSRSLAGLRVGLAVGHPDLIEALERIKNSFNSYPLDRLANVGAAAAFEDREYFDKTCRLVIEHREKVVAQLQAKGFEVLPSAANFIFARHPKHDAAGLAAKLREQGVIVRHFKQERIAQFLRISIGTPEQNQALIDGLGYL; from the coding sequence ATGAGTAAATTCTGGAGTCCCTTCGTCAAGAATCTGGTGCCTTACGTGCCGGGCGAGCAGCCGAAACTGGCGAAACTGGTGAAGCTCAACACCAACGAAAACCCGTACGGTCCATCGCCAAAAGCCTTGGCGGCGATGCAGACCGAACTGAATGACAACTTGCGTCTGTACCCGGACCCGAACAGCGATCTGCTGAAAAACGCAGTAGCCAGTTATTACGGCGTGCAGAGCAATCAGGTATTTCTCGGCAACGGTTCCGACGAAGTACTGGCGCACATCTTTCACGGCTTGCTGCAACACGATCATCCAGTGCTGTTCCCGGACATCAGCTACAGCTTCTATCCGGTTTACTGCGGGTTGTACGGCATTGCCTTCGACGCGGTGCCGCTGGACGAGCAATTCCAGATCAACCCGGCGGACTACGCCAAGCCGAACGGCGGGATCATCTTCCCGAATCCGAACGCACCGACGGGCTGCCTGTTGGCGCTGGACGCGGTTGAGCAAATCCTCAAGGCGAGCCCGGATTCAGTAGTCGTGGTGGATGAGGCTTACATCGATTTCGGTGGTGAGACGGCGATCAGTCTGGTGGATCGTTATCCAAACCTGCTGGTGACCCAGACCCTGTCCAAGTCCCGTTCGCTGGCCGGCCTGAGGGTGGGGCTGGCGGTGGGGCACCCGGACCTGATCGAGGCGCTGGAGCGGATCAAGAACAGCTTCAACTCCTATCCGCTGGATCGTCTGGCAAATGTCGGTGCAGCCGCAGCGTTCGAAGATCGCGAGTACTTCGACAAGACCTGCCGGTTGGTCATCGAGCATCGTGAAAAGGTCGTTGCGCAACTGCAAGCGAAAGGCTTTGAAGTGTTGCCGTCGGCGGCGAACTTCATCTTCGCCCGTCATCCGAAACACGATGCGGCAGGGCTGGCGGCGAAGTTGCGTGAGCAAGGCGTGATCGTTCGGCACTTCAAGCAGGAACGGATTGCCCAGTTCCTGCGGATTTCCATCGGTACGCCAGAACAGAATCAGGCGCTGATCGACGGCCTCGGCTACCTGTAA
- the mlaE gene encoding lipid asymmetry maintenance ABC transporter permease subunit MlaE translates to MRKISLIERVRRFGHSGIDVLGVFGRSAIFLFHALLGRGGIGGGFGLLIKQLHSVGVMSLVIIVVSGVFIGMVLALQGFNILSSYGSEQAVGQMVALTLLRELGPVVTALLFAGRAGSALTAEIGNMKSTEQLSSLEMIGVDPLKYIIAPRLWAGFISLPVLAMIFSVVGIWGGSWVAVDWLGVYEGSYWSNMQNSVTFADDVLNGIIKSIVFAFVVTWIAVFQGYDCEPTSEGISRATTKTVVYASLAVLGLDFILTALMFGDF, encoded by the coding sequence ATGCGCAAGATTTCACTGATAGAACGGGTTCGCAGGTTCGGCCACTCTGGCATTGACGTGCTGGGAGTGTTCGGCCGTTCGGCGATATTCCTGTTTCATGCCTTGCTTGGCCGTGGCGGCATTGGCGGCGGTTTTGGCTTGCTGATCAAGCAACTGCATTCGGTGGGCGTGATGTCCCTGGTGATCATTGTGGTCTCCGGGGTATTCATCGGCATGGTGCTGGCGCTGCAAGGCTTCAATATTCTGTCCAGCTACGGTTCGGAGCAGGCGGTCGGCCAGATGGTTGCGCTGACGCTGTTGCGCGAACTGGGGCCTGTGGTCACGGCATTGCTGTTCGCCGGGCGCGCCGGTTCGGCTTTGACTGCTGAAATCGGCAACATGAAGTCCACCGAGCAGTTGTCCAGTCTGGAAATGATTGGTGTCGACCCGCTCAAGTACATCATTGCCCCGCGCCTGTGGGCCGGCTTCATTTCCCTGCCGGTGCTGGCGATGATCTTCAGCGTGGTGGGCATCTGGGGTGGTTCGTGGGTGGCCGTCGACTGGCTGGGGGTCTATGAAGGTTCCTACTGGTCCAACATGCAGAACAGCGTGACCTTTGCTGACGATGTGCTCAACGGCATCATCAAAAGCATCGTTTTCGCCTTTGTCGTGACCTGGATTGCCGTATTCCAAGGCTATGACTGCGAGCCCACTTCCGAGGGGATCAGTCGTGCCACTACCAAGACCGTGGTGTATGCCTCTTTGGCTGTACTCGGCCTGGACTTTATTCTGACCGCCTTGATGTTTGGAGATTTCTGA
- a CDS encoding lipid asymmetry maintenance protein MlaB produces the protein MSVSAIRMSESGELMLSGMLDYRTGPGLRKQGQALIKSSKAAALVVDCSAVLKSSSVGLSLLLCFMRDAEAAGKALSIRGMPEDMREIAQVSELTELLAHP, from the coding sequence ATGAGTGTGTCGGCGATTCGCATGAGCGAATCCGGCGAGCTGATGCTCAGCGGCATGCTGGATTACCGCACTGGCCCCGGTTTGCGTAAACAGGGGCAGGCGCTGATCAAATCCAGCAAGGCCGCTGCGCTGGTAGTCGATTGTTCGGCAGTGTTGAAGTCCAGCAGTGTCGGCTTGTCGCTGCTGCTGTGCTTCATGCGTGATGCAGAGGCGGCCGGCAAGGCGCTGAGCATCCGCGGGATGCCAGAAGACATGCGTGAAATCGCTCAGGTCAGTGAACTGACCGAGTTGTTGGCGCATCCCTAA
- the mlaD gene encoding outer membrane lipid asymmetry maintenance protein MlaD: MQNRTLEIGVGLFLLAGILALLLLALRVSGLSPSATTDTYKLYAYFDNIAGLTVRAKVTMAGVTIGKVTAIDLDRDSFTGRVTMQLEKRVDNLPTDSTASILTAGLLGEKYIGLSVGGEEGLLKDGSTIHDTQSSLVLEDLIGKFLLNTVSKDAK, from the coding sequence ATGCAAAACCGCACCCTGGAAATCGGTGTCGGCCTTTTCTTGCTGGCTGGCATCCTGGCTTTGCTGTTGCTGGCGTTGCGGGTAAGTGGCCTGTCCCCGAGCGCAACCACCGACACTTATAAACTTTATGCGTATTTCGACAATATCGCCGGTTTGACTGTCAGAGCTAAAGTGACCATGGCCGGTGTGACCATCGGCAAGGTCACGGCGATCGATCTGGACCGCGACAGTTTCACCGGCCGAGTGACCATGCAGCTGGAAAAACGCGTAGATAACCTGCCGACTGATTCCACTGCATCTATCCTGACCGCTGGCCTGTTGGGCGAGAAGTACATTGGTCTCAGCGTGGGCGGCGAAGAAGGCTTGCTCAAGGATGGCTCAACCATCCACGACACACAGTCGTCGCTGGTACTCGAAGACCTGATCGGTAAATTTCTGCTCAATACCGTTAGTAAAGACGCCAAATGA